ggaaaaccacagacacagatattagtttctagaatatgtctgcaaaatttcatggactttggttgcttaatattaaaatgaaattggaactacgattgtatgaaacgagtgacggagagagccctcttaatgctGTTTATACAGACAACACTGTATTTGCTGCGACCGACGCTACAAACTACAGAACTataaacaactagctgatgcctgcgacttcatccgcgtggatttagtttttcacaATCCCGaaggaactttgattttccgggataaaaagtagctaactttccgggtctttaactatagccatgtaacaagtgtaaattaaaaatttataacacccccgacaagtgaaggttacagtaactagaaaagagctgataactttcaaacggctgaaccgattttcttggattacagctaagaacactctcgatcaagccacctttcaaacaaaaaaaactaaattaaaatcgtatcattagattaggagctacgatgccacagacagatacacagataaacacgtcaaacttataacacccctctttttgggtcaggggttaaaacagcctatgttactctcaaGGTTACGTTGAGCTGAGCtctgttgcggtgtgattgaaagacaagCCAACTAATCgacaataaaacaaactttcggatttattatattaagtagggATATAAATTACATTACTTATGTACCAGACCCCAGAATACACTTGGATAGGTAACTAAACACACAACCTTTTTTCGAAAAGTTACAAATCTTATGGAAAATATGAAAGTTATTTTAGCTGAGTAAACTTGCCCTACGAATAGTGCAATATTTTTCGGTGTTACAAGTGGTTTGGTAACACTCAAGTTTTTCACTTTGGGGTGCAAATAAGTAGGGATACACAAGGTTTGCCCAGATGGCTCAGTTTACATAAACCtaatacaacaaaaataaagttCTGGACACATTCAAAGCAGGCGACGCTGCTTTACCTACTCTATCTATGGAAAAAATTAGtatgaaaagaaagaaataaaaaagtttatttcatactatactatactatactatcacactaatcacactatcacactaatattataaaggcgaaagtttgtatgtgtgtgtgtgtatgtgtgtgtgtgtgtatgtttgtttgataGTCCTCCACGTAAAAACCACTGGAcacatttggctgaaattcggaatggagatagataatatcctggattagcacataggctactttctatcccggaaaatcaaagagttcccaagggatttcgaaaaacctaaatccacgcggacgaagtcgcgggcatcagctagtattaaataaattgtgCAATTTGtaccttccacttttaatatgggtatcaGCTaacaagtcaagagtgaataagcaatttttaggcaagcgcgctccatcttagactgcatcatcacttgctagcaagtctgattgcagccaagcgctagtctgtagaaaaataaaaaaaattgtaagatagtaatgtacctaataatcaTAATTACTTACGTAAACTTAGAACTAAAGCTACGATCATGAATACGATAGTTCTTCCATTCCTATCTTAGAAACTACATCTGtgtaagattttattttattccttattctttattctttactagctgacgcccgcgacttcgtccacgtggattaagatttttttgaaatcccgtgggaactctttgatttttcgggatataaagtagcctatgtgctaatccaggatattatctatctccattccgaatttcagccaaatccgtccagtggtttttgcgtgaaggagtaacaaacatacacacacacacacacgcacatacaaactttcgcctttataatattagtgtgattctttatttatttgcattcatgtcttatatcataaaaaaatattataatattacaacatgaagccccgtcagggcgctgcaaagcataacattgaaaaatacttaattaaaggTAGGTTTTAATCAGGGGTTGTGTTTGAATATGTTTATTTACGACCGACTCTCTTAATAAGAAATTGGTAATTAACAAAGTTCGGGAACCGTAGGTAACTCTATACTTACAGTTAAGTTTCTGTGCGAGTTTGCATGGTTTTGGCACGAGTAGCAATTTGGTAGTAATCGAAACATCGGATGTGTTTACCTTCTTGCggaattaaattaaacttacaataaacaaaaaccggccaagtgcgagtcagactcgcgcaccgtactcgggtatttttccgacatttggcATGATAAATTAGaatctattatgcataaaaataaataaaaaatctgtgttagaatgtacattttacaggtaaagccctttcaaatgataccccacttggtattgttaccttactttcaaaattgaaaatacttattatttgtaaatgagcacattttttttttgtgtaataaaTATATCATTCTATCGTGATTTTGAAAtacgattttttttcaatttctgtTGCGTAGTTTTAGAAAAAGTATacttatgtaaattataaacttataataataattgataacgTAACAGATACAGTATTGAAGCAGTTTTTGGATTTGAGGTTctataaataagtttttgtaACTTAGACTGAAAGGGTAGGCGAAAATCTACAGTGAAACTAATGAACAAACGATGTGTGGGGGTTGAAAATATGTGTATTAAGTAACCCAAGCTTCGCAAACAACTGTTAATGAGTGGTTGGTGCAGCTAGGCGTAGTTAGTGGCCACGCCGAGCCATGATGGATGGCGTGGATAATGGCCTGTGTGAATTTGTGGAAGGTATTTAACGAGCCTGCGTCGCTGGCATTATGTTGCTTTGTCAAATAAAGTTAATTGTAATGTAACAAATCACTATCTTTATCACTACCCCTATTTTCtgagtttttaaccgacttcaaaaaaaggaggaggttctcaattcgttggaatcttttttttaatgtatgttcaccgattactcaaagacccctaaaccgatttggattttttttttttgtttgaaagggtatactgtgcaggtggtcccatattttggcgaagatctgatgaatatcttcggagatggagaacagaattcctcaatggataagagcaaattgctcgtgatcagtgtaatagcttagtaataaacagtagggttttaactgggcatagcatattatagtacagtggggccactaaaaattgtgaaatgtacctaggtatgaagtcgggcgagcttcacatttggatttctaattttgctttattatgctcgctagacttcatacctaggtacattacacgtgtaactaaacaaaaattatttattactttttagtgcttgtggtttttgaagtcggttttatttttcttttgaatatatttttcgtttattggtttattggtttttccttcaatcacgtcgtaacggagcaacggatcgatgtgatttttgcatgggtatcgttaaagacctggaaagtgacatatgctactttttatccccaaaaatcaacgagttccgacgggatttctaaatttctaaatccacgcggaatagcatcagctagtgtacttatattatttactagcgacccgccccagcttcgcacgggtggacatttattttttctattttccgggataaaatatagccttatacggattcggaagaatccctctaagtacataatggtaaaagaaattttgaaatcggtccagtagtttttgagcctattgaatacaaacatacaaaaatacaaaggtttcctctttataatattaatatagatggGAAAGTgagtttttgttggtttgtcctatAATAACGCCGTCGCaaaggagcaacggatcgatgtgattttgaGAGTGATGTaagatactttttatcgcgaaaaatggatttataaaaaactaaattcatgcGGACAAAGTAGCCATCAGCTAGTCTTTACAAACAACGTCTCTACTATAATTATCGTAGTATAAAGATGCATCTACACATTCGCACGAGGTTTGATCTGAAATTATAGGTACGCAACACAAAACGTTTGGCGAAATTATGTACGAGTGACGCGCTGTCAGTTAATGAAATTAACGGCGAGTGGTAAAGCGGGCAGCAATGGCGAATATGTAAATGGACCGTACAACTTCGTTTGTGCAAATAAAATacgtgtataaataaatataaagcgATATGACTGTAGCTACGCCATTTTACACCACTTTCTAACCAttgaaaaacttttgaaaatttagttttcaaaacaaaatagtGCTGCTGCCAGTTTTTAGAAGAAAAAGAGGAACGGAGAAAGTACCGAATTCATATTCAAGAAAAATGTCCTAAATTATTACCCATAATTAAAAGTGGAAGGTACAAATTgcacaatttatttaattacaagctgacgcccgcgacttcgtccgcgtggatttaggtttttcaaaatcccgtagaaactctttgattttccgagataaaaaacctatatgttaatccagggtataagctatctccattctgaatttcagccaaatcggtctagtagtttttgcatgaaagagtaacaaagatacacacatactttcgcctttataatattagtgtgattgttctTTCCAGGATAATAGAAATAGCGGGAGGAAGGGAGTTGTATTCTCAAAGTCGCGCCAAAGCCGTGCGGAAGTTGAGGCACAACAACGCACACAAACACAACCTCAGGAACAAAGTGCGATCGCTCACTAAAGACTCTGTTGACTACACGGTTgacaacaatatcaataatgaAGTAAGTGAAACAGATTACTTAGTGGATAGAACTTCTAAACAAGTTTCGGCACAgcaacacacacaaacataaccATTGGCGCAAAGTGCGATCGTTAACTAAAGGCTTTGTTGACTAAAAGGTTGACAAAAATATCAATAGTGAAGTAAATAAAACAGATTAAAGTAAAACTGCTAATCAAGTTAAGGCAAAGAGGCATAGCAACACATCTCGCTCAAAATTGATAATGCCCGCTCTGAGCGAGCTTTGCAAGCATAAATTACTCAAAAAGTACTCGAAACTTTAGCTTTAGTTATTTATTCTAGTTTTCCcagtttcaataaaaaatgtttactcTGAAATTTCAGATTTCCATACACAGAATAACCAATGAGCCCAAAAAGATGATATCGCGACACACCTCCCCAGTCGCGTACACCAACGGTGACCGCGAGCCTGTGTTAGAACAGAACACCATGGGCATACCGAAGAACAGTTCCCCGATTCTGGACCCGCATAAGACTAATGATGTTAGCACCAAGAGCAGTCCCATAGCTGTCGTAGCTGATGGTGAAGTTATGGTTTTCGATGAGAACGATGATTGGAAAGGTACTTTTAATGTGCTATGTAAATAATTGcttcataaaattaaactacgaAGAATCGAAATCGTAATCGTTAATTCCACTACTGCAAGCAATCTAGATGCCTTATTTTATTCCCTGATTGGCTAAGGAACTagttaatatataaatattaaattttggtCTCCTTGTTGCTTATAATCTActtgatgataatattttattatactagtaGATTAAGATAAAACGTGTCTGTAATTTTCTGTTCTTCAAAATTTGTCTATTTTACTTATTCTTTTCTGCATTTCTTATCTTTCTTATTTATAATCACTCCTGTGGCAGTTAGAAAATCAATATAGCTTCAAATAAGCCTGTGaccaaaaactatttattgtgAAATAGAAGGAATCatagaatattttatcaaaatgtcTGTTAATGGGATTGTCTTCGTCAGTAAAATCGCCACGGGTTAAACTGGTGCTGGATTGATCATCTAATAACCATTATTCTCGTTTTGAttcatatttttcttttgcaaAATGTAACAAAATTCGTCTTCCCATCATAACTCTCGTTTCTGTTTGCTTATGTTTGATCCTTTATTTTAACCAATTTAAACAATctccttttctttcttttttattttcagtgaTATTGAATTCTGTGTCTCTAGGTTTGAGGATGGACCCAGACGCTAGTGATGACGAAATCGATATTAGTGTAAAAAGGACTTTAGACAatataaaaaatggtgataGTGATATATTGAACAATAAAAGTGAACTGAGTTGTGATGGGAGTGATTCTACGCGTTCCAGAGAAGATGTGAGGTTAAGTGAGGGTAGTCCCACAGGGGTTTGGCTTTCCGGTGATGAGGACAAGAGCAGATTCACGAGGGTGATAGGTGAACTGCCTATAGCTGAATACGAAGGCTCTCCTAGAAGATACGGAGTTGGATCTCAGAAAATACAAGTTAGATCGCCTAGACCAGGATTCCCTCAggtaaattttgattttttggtcTTTTACTGTCATCGCACCGAAAAGGGTCCCCCAACTAGATGgaaagacgacatcaaacgagtcgtaagAAGCCTCTGGATTCAGTGGCGTGTTGGAAGTCCTTACAAAATACGTCGTCCAGTTGTGAACGCCTATCGGTTGAAAATGATGATAGTGATGGTATTATAGATAAAAAGTAAAGCGTTTTACTATAGTTTCTAATCTTTAATTGACTGACCTATTTTACGGGTTTATCAATAAATCTCTCATTGATCAAGGTAAAAAGATATCGATGAATATACAGACGTGATtcagttttctttttcttcattTTCAGAGAGTAGTTACTACAGATAGCAGAGACGTAACACCGCCGCCCAGTTCCGCGGCGTTCGACTACTTGTATGAGTTCTCGGAGACCAGGAAAGTTCTAGAAGAGTTTTTCCGGTGTCCAACGCTACCCGGTCAACACCAGAATAGCACTGAAGAGATTGTCAACTTTCAGGTTAGTAGATTAGTAGTAGACTTTAGTTCCAGACTAAAGTCTCCAAAAGTTTTTAGTATCTGTAATTGGTTCTCACAAATATCTAAAACCCCAGATTATCGATGAAAACCTTTCAAACGATGAGAAAGCAAAATTTGTGCATTGTATCTGGAATGTATGTTTTAAATCTagttttaaaaagtatttttttaacgtAGTTCCCACACCTGCAAGAGTCGCAGGTGACTTATTTTCACTAGGTACCGAAAAATATCACGCCAGTGCTGTTAACATTCTGGATCAGTATTTCTTCGACCCACCGAACAGGATCGATTTTGTCACACGCATTTTTGAGATTGAAAAATTCGTTGCTCGGTTATAATATTGCAGCCCTATTAATTGGGGAACCCATGTGAACAACTATTCGAGCAGACTTATTTCTGTTGCATAAGCGGTTTTGCAAATTCGCCAGCTGACAGAAGTGTCTTTATCTTCTTTCAGGAGTTAGATTATGAGCTGCGACGACAGACGCAGGACTGCCCGTCGGAGAACGGCATAGACGGAAGCGAATCAGACTGGCCGCAGAACGAGGGCCTCGAGTCACCGCATGCGTTGAATAATCATACGGACTTCTTAGGCTTACAGGTAATAGctgtaattattatcattttgcaAAGCACAATTCTAAGTCTAAATTATGTCTAAGTCTGAGATATACAGAGGGTAATAATTTGATTTACTCAGAATTTACTTAGAGTTAAAGACAAACAGAGAGACGTAAAtcggtctcgttttaattgtGTTATTAGTGAAAGTATGATCCTCAGCCTAAAACGGATTAGCTCTAGCGATCTAGATGTTGCAACCTATCTATGACATCTAATTTTAACTTAAActgatcattattattattattaaactgattattataattaatcctTGAAGCCTATATTTAAAACTAAGTGAAGATCAATCGAGTTATACGTAACAAGTAAATACAAGTTGAAAAAGTCCCATGAGTTGAATTTTCTATAATATCTTTTTCTTGTCAATCCAGGAACAAACTCGTAAAAAAGTGATAGCATTATAACTAGAGCAGTTTGGTGTAAACAGATCTTAATGAAGCATTTTCTTTAGCAGAAGCAGCGTGCAAGGTTCCCAACGCCAGATGTAGCGGCATTACAAGCAGGCGACGACGGCAGTCCGTGCGTTTCCCCCACGCATCAAGCGGACTTGCACGTAGCACTTGCACTGTCCTCCGCAGCCAGCGATACTGCCAGCGAACTATCCATGGCTATTATGGAGAATGAACTGGTGGAAATGAAAGGTATGACCTGATAGATAACCAAACAAAGTTGCCAACAAAATAAGAGCACCAGAAAAAGCACcatagtacaaaataataaaaataagagcACCAGAAAAAGCACcatagtacaaaataataagaaGAAGAGAATGAGAATTGATAAAACTTTCTGTTGCAGAACCAATCCGTAGAACGTTACCGATCGTTGAGGATGGCCTTTCTTCGGGACACGCTTCCGATACAGACAATAATAACCCGATGATTCAGGTATGTGTTACTATTAATGAAAGACAGAGTAACTTTCTCATTACAAATTAACTCAATATGCTCAACAGACGGAAGTGAGGAAACCAGCCTAGAGAGAAGAAAGAACTTGAACAATTTAACTGTCTTGCTTATATACAACTAGTAAAGACAAAATGTTAGTAGTTCATGTAGCGATTTATGAAACGCATTTGATTGTTTTTACAATGATACTGTTACTGTATGATACTGTAAATATAGCTTAAGTATGATTACCATTACTTCAACGAAGATTtgttatataaaattttacaaaataacgcATGCAAAAATTGTCTATAACTCAAACTTACAATCCAAAAAGGTGTCTTGCAAGGGTGACTTTTGAGTCCATAATATTTCCTTTAATATTGTGTTTTGTTTCAGACTCATTCGGTAACTATAGAAGAAATTGTAGATAGCGGAACTAATTCAGACCCTCACATGTTATCCGATGCAGACTTACACTCTTTAGATCCACTAGGTGAGAAAATACCTTCATATAAATCGTTCAATAAGAATTTAAGTGTGGgtagttataaattttcatgtattttttttgtacagcAACGGCGCCTCCTCCCCCCGCGCCCGCCCCGCACCGGCCCGCGGAGCCGTCGCCTCACGCCGTGCACACGCCGCACTCGTCTCACGCGCACACACACTCGCACACGCCGCTGCCCTCGCACACGCCACATCACCACCACCACGACGACGTGTATCCCAGGTGAGTGACTCTGCTCTTACTACAGTTTGATAACAAGTGGCCCTTTCCCCCGCGCCCGCTCCGCACCGGCCCGCGGAGTCGTCGCCTCACACCGTGCACATGCACGTTTACgtatacctgcgcagaaatctaaTTTATGAAAgccgcgaaaatatctcagccaatcatagcgcgcgtccgtccgctattggttgttacCTACGCGCATGTCTTACACGCGCGAAATATTAGCGAGATGGCATGAGTTTCTGTTGCTCTTGGCTATTTTAGTGGTGTACGTATTCGGCTTTAGTCGACGAGTTAGCGCTTTTCTGCGTAATCGAACTTTGCCTATGCGATTTATAAAAGGGCAGTACGTTGTACCAATTAGATTCAAACAGAAAggtattccaaaccagtggtagacgcatttgacgattcaaacgtagttacttgtaaaagtttaattgaataatttttttttaccattgtaagacttatataaatttttttcagaaaaaggCCCACATCGGCTCAAAGTACGGAATCAGTGGAAATAAAACCAGCCAGCGGCGATGAaggtaaaaaacaaaaacactgtgatttcatgattttttgccatttaattactattttataaatctgaTGTTAATGCATTACAGACGAAGCAGATACAGATTTAGAAACGGATAGACTGCTCGGTCAGCAAAGAACTGATGACCAGGGATTTTTCGATGACAAAGTGAGTTTTCTTAATGATTTTTACCATAGGTGCTAATTCAGTCGTACACAAACTCTAAACTAATTTGACAGGTGTATTAAATAGTACTTATTATCCTTTTCACAATATTCCCTGTGGAAAATTCAGTATTACTTCATGTCAATTCAGTTTGAAGATTGTGTAAACGGAGTTAGAATCATTGATAACATTTTACTCAAATGGTTCATCTACCTGAATGAAGTTACAAGAAAATGGTGGAAATATTAGGTACGTTTGTGAATTTATTCTAGGAATTATACTATGACACCAGAGTTAGGGGTACTGTCTATAATAGCGCGTTCTTTATGTTATTTAGAACATCTCAACCAATTTCAGTACGTCCAGCGTACTGCTGCTGCTTTCGATCGATTTTAACGGCACACAGGTTAGATCAATGAGCGCACTTTTTTAAGAATTTGACTTAGACTTTGCTCAGTCTaaaaacactgttaaaacgaaacGGCGTCAtaccgctgacataaatctgtctctttttaactgaaactcaagtctaagcaaagtcaaaagtATGCTCTAGAGATTTCAACCTTAGCTTTCATCCTAGAGGTGGACATagtatactttttattccagaaaacaAAATGGATTTTGTTCTAAATACATACAGATAAAGTTGCGGGCAAAAACTAGTTGTccaatcaatttaaaaatacgGAAAAATATAATGTGCATTATACCTTAGATACAATATCATCAGCATTAGGTAAATCGAAAACGGGTATTTAATGATCGGCCAAAGATAAAATAGGTTTTAGATATAAATACAAACATCAAAACATCAACtgaattcaataatttattgtgATTATTTTTCCCgtagagccgtgatagcctagtggttaagatgtccgctTCCTTTttgggagatcgggggttcgatcccgggcacgcacttctaacttttcggatctATTTGCGtgttaaatatcatttgctttaacggtgaatgaaggaaaacatcgtcaggaaacctgcatgactgagagttccccataatgttctcaaaggtgtgtgaagtattccaatccgcacttggccaccATAGCGGACTATGAGCTAAACgatctaaacccttctcattccgagaggagacctgtgctcagtagtgagccggtgatgggatGATCGTGATGATGAGTATCCCCGTTTGTTCATGAACTCAATCGCATGACTCATTGGAGCATAGAGTTATTACCGAGTAGTGTGTTCGCAATAAACGGTATTCGTTCTGAGTCGTAACGCACGACCTTGCTCTCCTATTATACTTGGTCATAGATTAGAAGGCGTTGCGATTGATTTAGTTTGTGCCTACAAATAGTTTGTCTCTCAGAGGACTGTACCACTTAAATTTacaagttattttaatattctgtTTAAACTTTTGACGCATGACCTTTGTTCAAAGAATAAGAGATGGATTATATTTTTGCCTATATATTATTTCAACATTTATCATAAGTATTTTTATCCAAAAGGGGATAAAAAATACGTCCTACATAACGGGTACTATTAGTCGTGAACCACGGAACAGGATAGCCTTGAAACTGGCCTAAACCATATTTTAGGAGCCAGGTGTCCTTACATTgccttatttatattataaaaaactaaaccatgcccgcgacttcggccgcgtggattaGATTAAAATTTCCACGGGAAGTGaacggaacaaaaagtagccttccTCTCTCCAGGGCATTAACTATGTCCATGCTAAAAATGACGTCGGTcccttgctccgttgcggcatgattgaaggacaaaccaattaaccaacaaaaaacacacttttgtattaatatgggtagtgatcaAAGAATTATGGCCCATCTGTGAAAACAAATGTTTTGATTAATCTCTGCCCACACACGCATTAAGTCGCCACGCTAACCAGTAACCGGTGGCCGAGCAGTCGGCATTATCATATGCCAAGCGAGCGTGTTTACCGAGTGATAACGTTTATCGCTGGGAAATGACCAAATGTTAcgataatattaatttactgCTATCGAACATTGAAATTACCTCAACCTATGCATTAAAACGTGGAGATATGGTGACATTATCAAAATGAGTGAAGAAGAAAAGACA
This genomic stretch from Maniola jurtina chromosome 2, ilManJurt1.1, whole genome shotgun sequence harbors:
- the LOC123876409 gene encoding amyloid-beta A4 precursor protein-binding family A member 2-like isoform X3; the encoded protein is MISVNNVSSDDERDDQPVILSTKGGTYKLRDSRIIEIAGGRELYSQSRAKAVRKLRHNNAHKHNLRNKVRSLTKDSVDYTVDNNINNEISIHRITNEPKKMISRHTSPVAYTNGDREPVLEQNTMGIPKNSSPILDPHKTNDVSTKSSPIAVVADGEVMVFDENDDWKVILNSVSLGLRMDPDASDDEIDISVKRTLDNIKNGDSDILNNKSELSCDGSDSTRSREDVRLSEGSPTGVWLSGDEDKSRFTRVIGELPIAEYEGSPRRYGVGSQKIQVRSPRPGFPQRVVTTDSRDVTPPPSSAAFDYLYEFSETRKVLEEFFRCPTLPGQHQNSTEEIVNFQELDYELRRQTQDCPSENGIDGSESDWPQNEGLESPHALNNHTDFLGLQQKQRARFPTPDVAALQAGDDGSPCVSPTHQADLHVALALSSAASDTASELSMAIMENELVEMKEPIRRTLPIVEDGLSSGHASDTDNNNPMIQTHSVTIEEIVDSGTNSDPHMLSDADLHSLDPLATAPPPPAPAPHRPAEPSPHAVHTPHSSHAHTHSHTPLPSHTPHHHHHDDVYPRKRPTSAQSTESVEIKPASGDEDEADTDLETDRLLGQQRTDDQGFFDDKGWRKPKSRTVMPSGGSTGTAREHTHDSSEHRDEDPLHNGKDKDGKKKSKNKEDLASVLIEGVLFRARYLGSTQLACEGQPTKATRMLQAEEAVSRIKWGCDGPYSGVYAAPAAVFRLSFLGSVEVEEDSRRRKKRPKKNMVEEAVTKIKALAPEGENQPSTEVDLFISTEKIMVLNTELKEIMMDHALRTISYIADIGDLVVLMARRRFVPHETDSDQPKLNRTPKMICHVFESEEAQFIAQSIGQAFQVAYMEFLKANGIEDHSFVKEMDYQEVLNSQEIFGDELQMFAKKELQKEVVVPKTKGEILGVVVVESGWGSMLPTVVIANLAPAGAAARCGQLNIGDQIIAINGVSLVGLPLSTCQTYIKNSKNQTVVKLTVVPCAPVVEVKIKRPDTKYQLGFSVQNGVICSLLRGGIAERGGVRVGHRIIEINSQSVVAVPHERIVNLLATSVGEILMKTMPTSMFRLLTGQENPVFI
- the LOC123876409 gene encoding uncharacterized protein LOC123876409 isoform X1 — protein: MSAGVLRDAAGDSTPGSDGGERITRLFPKCRPRNMQHQHDRLNSGLEGRDMISVNNVSSDDERDDQPVILSTKGGTYKLRDSRIIEIAGGRELYSQSRAKAVRKLRHNNAHKHNLRNKVRSLTKDSVDYTVDNNINNEISIHRITNEPKKMISRHTSPVAYTNGDREPVLEQNTMGIPKNSSPILDPHKTNDVSTKSSPIAVVADGEVMVFDENDDWKVILNSVSLGLRMDPDASDDEIDISVKRTLDNIKNGDSDILNNKSELSCDGSDSTRSREDVRLSEGSPTGVWLSGDEDKSRFTRVIGELPIAEYEGSPRRYGVGSQKIQVRSPRPGFPQRVVTTDSRDVTPPPSSAAFDYLYEFSETRKVLEEFFRCPTLPGQHQNSTEEIVNFQELDYELRRQTQDCPSENGIDGSESDWPQNEGLESPHALNNHTDFLGLQQKQRARFPTPDVAALQAGDDGSPCVSPTHQADLHVALALSSAASDTASELSMAIMENELVEMKEPIRRTLPIVEDGLSSGHASDTDNNNPMIQTHSVTIEEIVDSGTNSDPHMLSDADLHSLDPLATAPPPPAPAPHRPAEPSPHAVHTPHSSHAHTHSHTPLPSHTPHHHHHDDVYPRKRPTSAQSTESVEIKPASGDEDEADTDLETDRLLGQQRTDDQGFFDDKGWRKPKSRTVMPSGGSTGTAREHTHDSSEHRDEDPLHNGKDKDGKKKSKNKEDLASVLIEGVLFRARYLGSTQLACEGQPTKATRMLQAEEAVSRIKWGCDGPYSGVYAAPAAVFRLSFLGSVEVEEDSRRRKKRPKKNMVEEAVTKIKALAPEGENQPSTEVDLFISTEKIMVLNTELKEIMMDHALRTISYIADIGDLVVLMARRRFVPHETDSDQPKLNRTPKMICHVFESEEAQFIAQSIGQAFQVAYMEFLKANGIEDHSFVKEMDYQEVLNSQEIFGDELQMFAKKELQKEVVVPKTKGEILGVVVVESGWGSMLPTVVIANLAPAGAAARCGQLNIGDQIIAINGVSLVGLPLSTCQTYIKNSKNQTVVKLTVVPCAPVVEVKIKRPDTKYQLGFSVQNGVICSLLRGGIAERGGVRVGHRIIEINSQSVVAVPHERIVNLLATSVGEILMKTMPTSMFRLLTGQENPVFI
- the LOC123876409 gene encoding protein lin-10-like isoform X6, translating into MSAGVLRDAAGDSTPGSDGGERITRLFPKCRPRNMQHQHDRLNSGLEGRDMISVNNVSSDDERDDQPVILSTKGGTYKLRDSRIIEIAGGRELYSQSRAKAVRKLRHNNAHKHNLRNKVRSLTKDSVDYTVDNNINNEISIHRITNEPKKMISRHTSPVAYTNGDREPVLEQNTMGIPKNSSPILDPHKTNDVSTKSSPIAVVADGEVMVFDENDDWKVILNSVSLGLRMDPDASDDEIDISVKRTLDNIKNGDSDILNNKSELSCDGSDSTRSREDVRLSEGSPTGVWLSGDEDKSRFTRVIGELPIAEYEGSPRRYGVGSQKIQVRSPRPGFPQRVVTTDSRDVTPPPSSAAFDYLYEFSETRKVLEEFFRCPTLPGQHQNSTEEIVNFQELDYELRRQTQDCPSENGIDGSESDWPQNEGLESPHALNNHTDFLGLQQKQRARFPTPDVAALQAGDDGSPCVSPTHQADLHVALALSSAASDTASELSMAIMENELVEMKEPIRRTLPIVEDGLSSGHASDTDNNNPMIQTHSVTIEEIVDSGTNSDPHMLSDADLHSLDPLATAPPPPAPAPHRPAEPSPHAVHTPHSSHAHTHSHTPLPSHTPHHHHHDDVYPRKRPTSAQSTESVEIKPASGDEDEADTDLETDRLLGQQRTDDQGFFDDKGWRKPKSRTVMPSGGSTGTAREHTHDSSEHRDEDPLHNGKDKDGKKKSKNKEVLIEGVLFRARYLGSTQLACEGQPTKATRMLQAEEAVSRIKAPEGENQPSTEVDLFISTEKIMVLNTELKEIMMDHALRTISYIADIGDLVVLMARRRFVPHETDSDQPKLNRTPKMICHVFESEEAQFIAQSIGQAFQVAYMEFLKANGIEDHSFVKEMDYQEVLNSQEIFGDELQMFAKKELQKEVVVPKTKGEILGVVVVESGWGSMLPTVVIANLAPAGAAARCGQLNIGDQIIAINGVSLVGLPLSTCQTYIKNSKNQTVVKLTVVPCAPVVEVKIKRPDTKYQLGFSVQNGVICSLLRGGIAERGGVRVGHRIIEINSQSVVAVPHERIVNLLATSVGEILMKTMPTSMFRLLTGQENPVFI